One Eptesicus fuscus isolate TK198812 chromosome 13, DD_ASM_mEF_20220401, whole genome shotgun sequence genomic window, aagttattagggtgacaatggttaataaacCTAGATTCCTGAAACAGTTTGTTCATGCTGTGTTATCATCATTCACACATTTACTTACTTTCTTGCCTCCTGTCTTCACTGCACATTCTTCTTGGTTTAATCATATTTATCTTTAATATACAGTGACTGctatgaaatatatattactCATTTTCTGGTtaattttataccattttaaatattaaagactTTTTTATGTTTACCTCTGCAAGTCTAAGTTCAAACAAAAATTTTATGTgattttccttatttctaaataatttcaACTCTGACCTTGAAAAATCACTCAGAACTTAGATGATCTGGCTACAATATTTATCTGATTGAAGTGAAGAAGACTACAGGGAGATATCAGAGAAAATGTTTcttccagaagaagaagaaaattagcCTGGTAAAACATTTCTAACTTTTGATGCTGTAATTGGACTGACAGAACATTAAACAAAGACTCGCCTTTGCCACTGAATATTAAGGCTTTAAGTAGAGATTTTGCACTGATTAGTCAAAGTTCTTTTCAGTGCATCCTTTACTTCTTTGTTCCTTAGGCTGTAGATCAATGGATTCAGcatgggaatcaccagggtgtaaAACACAGAGGCCATTTTATCAATATCAAAGGTATGGCTGGATTTGGGTTGCAGGTAAATAAACAATAAGGTCCCATAGAACACGACCACCACTGTCAGGTGGGAGCTGCAGGTGGAGAAGGCTTTGTACCTCCCCTCAGTTGACTTCATTTGGACAATAGCCACAAGAATAAACATGTAGGATACAAGAACGATCGAGAGGGAGGAGAGCAAGTTACAGCCTGAAAAGATCACAATGATCAGTTCTAGTTCATGTGTGTCAGAACATAGCAGGGATATTAGAGGGACACAGTCACAGTAAAAATAACTGATGATATTAGAGCCACAGAAGGACAGTCTAAATAACTTAATTGTGAGAAATAGCGACACGAATGTACTGTAGAGATAGGGAAGGAGTACCAGCAGCCATCGCACTTTCTCTGCCATGATGACCACATAGAGAAGAGGTTtgcagatggccacatagcgATCATAGGCCATTGCTGATAGAATGAACAGTTCGGTGATAATGAAAATCTCAAACAGTGCCAGCTGGGTGGCACACCAATTGTAGGAAATGGTATTTTTGTGCACCACAAAGTTTGCCATCATTTTGGGGCCGATGACAGTGGAGTAACCAAGATCAGTAATGGACAAATGTCTAAGAAAAAAGTACATGGGAGTATGCAGCTTGGAGTCCAAATGGGTCAAGATAACCATACCCAGATTGCCGAACACTGTGATCAAATATATGACCAGGAAGATTCCAAAGAGAGGTgcctgcaggccagggctgtcTGTGATCCCCATGAGAATAAATTCAGTCACCTTGCTCACTGCAGTATGATTGTGTTTCTCCATATGGTTCTTCTAGGTAACCTGTGTAAGGTATAAAAGCAATACTTTTATTTGAGATGCTATCTTCTACGAGAATTCAATACATAATGTAGGATATACAAAGACATTTTCTGGTCTTAAATTATAAATAGAGACTCCTCTCCCCATCTAGCCACGGCTATACATATCTACATTCACATTGATAATTAGCTTTTTTTGATTGTACCGTAAGTTTCTGACAATAATGTTTTGATTGATAAGATATCCATTTCAATGGCATCCATCTTGAATAAATGTATTGCAGCTACACAAGTAGAGAAAGAGACAGGCTGCCTCACCTCTAAAGTTCCCATTTACAAAACCCTGGGTGACCTAGGGAACTTACTGCTTGAATAACCCCGCTTTTGCCTTCTTGCACTTTGTCTCAATGTTGGCTCTGCTAGGAAATACCTGAGGCTTGCCTAAATAGTAAGGCCCGGTGTGTGCCTTCAAACATTCCTAGATGATAACATCACTATTGATAGTCTGAGACTGATACAACACAGTCATTGAAACTTTGGTAAAGTATGCTTTAAGGGGGCAAGATATTTTGAAGTGGTTGTTTGATATAGCTATTATGACCTCCTTTTTTGATCCAAAGTCATCTGAAGTATGTCAAAAGACCTACCTACTCTATTTCAGCCTTTTCAATATTTGAAGTAACTTATAAACAAACATAGGCACCTAGATCATATACCTTACATTACTGACAATCACCGTGTCTCTTTAAAGTAACAAGACAAAAGGCTTTCTAAACTGTTGGTGGAGTGATTGAGAAAAATCTGAATACTTTTCACTATAAGTTCAGCTTATTTACCCAATACAAAATCTAAGGCCATGATATGTAAATTTTAGGATTTTGTTATTGATATCTTAGTCCTTATTTGGCACATCTGTGGCTTCTGCCTATGGAATATCTTCTTCTAATGATTTTCCAATCATATATCCCTCTTTGCATAAAAATGACTTGGTCATTCTGATTATTCATAAACTCTTAGAGAAGAGGCATGGAAATAAGAATACAAATGACTATCAAGTGCCAATAAAGAAATCTGTGTGCTAAGCACTGTTctgagcactttacatatattaactcatatGGGTCACACAATAACTGTAGGAAGTGTACAGTACAACCATATCAATTTGAGAGtcaaggaaaatgaggctcagggaGTGAAGTAAATTAACCTTGGTCACTCAGATAATAGATGGTGAAGTTAGGATTCAAATAAAGTCAGTGTGcctttggaatatatttttataaacataatgcTTCCTTTATATTAAGGTCACCCTGAATAGATAGGAAATGAAAAGTGGGACAGAAAGGAcacttcataaataaaaatagacaaaaacccTTGTTACTATAGATGACTGAAGCAGTAAGTTCATTGGAAAACGAAGATGGTGTAAATGTATAGGGCAGAGTGTTAGGTCTGTCCTACCCATTACTCCTATTGATGACAGATATGTATATTGCAAAGAAAAAAGACAGTTTTCCAGAACATAATGCTCTTCAAGATCTTTGGTGATAATTCAGTTTAAACTGTTTGCTTAAATTTTCAAACTAGTGTTTTCTACTCACCTGAGTGGAGATTCTTCTTTGACTTCCTACCGTTTTAATCATCAGCTGTTGGAGAAGGTATTTAAGTGTTTTTCTACCCTCCTGACACTCATTTTGTTTAAGTTTTAATCTAGTAAAAGGATTGCAAGTAATTACCCAAGGGAGAGAGCACCCTGGATTTCTGTTAATTATTCTCAGAATATCccattaggaaaaataaaaaatatttcttacctaggtctaactaaaaaaaaaataaatatgcaatatCACTAAACAccataattaataattataaatatgccTTTGTCAGTATCTGGTacattatacacacatacacacaatgtgTGAGTAAATTAAATTGACTGTTTAAGAAAATGATGCAACATTTCATTGACATGAAACAATGTCTTTTGACTTGTATCTGCCAATAAATCAGTAATAAATCTTTTCTTCATCTGATTATAAAGTATCTTTcatctttatctgtttttaagGATATTTCTTTATCACTGCTTTTCAAAAGTTTAATTGTAATGTGCTTGGGtttaatttcctttctgtttATATTGCTTAGAATTGTCTTAGCTCCTTACATCTTTAGGagcatagttttttttaatgaaaataaatgtgtttgatcaaccaaaggacttgtatgcatgcatataagcttaaccaatggacacagacaacaggggggtgagggcatgagtggggaggataTGGGGAGGGAGAGTAacaggggaataaggacacatatgtaacaccttaatcaataaagaaattttaaaaaataataaaaaattaaaaaaagaaaataaatttggaagacatttttttccaaatatatttttattatttctgagaggaatggagaggaagagagatagatagaaacatcaatgctgagagagaatcattgataagctgcttcCTGCGATTATTACAGAagaccaagcaacacttagagaaatggagttacactttataTTATTACAcgcaggcccagagaaaaatgtctttcaaattctga contains:
- the LOC103302312 gene encoding olfactory receptor 8K1 — protein: MEKHNHTAVSKVTEFILMGITDSPGLQAPLFGIFLVIYLITVFGNLGMVILTHLDSKLHTPMYFFLRHLSITDLGYSTVIGPKMMANFVVHKNTISYNWCATQLALFEIFIITELFILSAMAYDRYVAICKPLLYVVIMAEKVRWLLVLLPYLYSTFVSLFLTIKLFRLSFCGSNIISYFYCDCVPLISLLCSDTHELELIIVIFSGCNLLSSLSIVLVSYMFILVAIVQMKSTEGRYKAFSTCSSHLTVVVVFYGTLLFIYLQPKSSHTFDIDKMASVFYTLVIPMLNPLIYSLRNKEVKDALKRTLTNQCKIST